The following is a genomic window from Chryseobacterium ginsenosidimutans.
GCAGTTTATATTTACTACTCCAAAGTGTTAGCTTTAGAAGCCTCAAAACCCTATGCTGATTCGCAGTCGTTAAGATCGTATTATGAAAACGAGAGATCCAATCTTTTATATTTCTATAATGAGCAAAGAGAATTCATCAGTTATTATCGTCGTAAATCGACATACTTGGACAAAAAATATTTCGTTCGGTTCAAATTTGATTTTAAATTGAAGCTCAGTCCTGAACTGTATAGTTATGATGAGGAATTTTCCACTTCCCACGACCATATTGTGTCTCAAATAATGGCAAATGATCTTTTAGAACAATATTTAACAAATAAAATTGATTCAAACGACAGTAAAGAAAACTCTATTGACCATATTAAGAATCTGGAATGGACAGCCCCGAAAGTTGCCCTTATTGAGCTGTTGTATGCACTTCATCAAACGAAGTGTTTTAATGGAGGTCATTCAGATCTGGCGGAAATTTTCCGCTGGGCAGAAAATTCATTAAATATTAGTTTAGGGAATTATCATAAAACACTCAGCGAAATCAGGTTAAGAAAAACGGATAGAACTAAATTTTTGTCATTGCTTCAGCAAAATTTTAATCAGTATTTGGATGACTTAGACCTGTAAGGAGAACAATTAGTTTCTACACAAAATTCTCCAATTTCAAATAAGACCATCTTCTATTTCACCATTAAAAACATATAATACTTTAAGCTGCCTTAATATTGACGGACTATTAATTCAGAGTCCTTAAAGTTTATAATTTCAACAATTGACTTATGAAATAGCATATCATAGGACTTGTAATTGTAAATCTTTCGGTAGTATCGATAAGCTACCGAAAGATCTTCTGTGTGATTTATTCATAGAGCAGCTTTCTATACACCATTATCAGCGAGATTGCTACTTAGATGATCTTTAAAAGTATTTCAAGCTAATTTGAATTCGATCAAGATAATTCTTAAAAATGTCGGGAAAACTATAGTCTTAATGGCAAGAAATAAAAAATTTATATAAATATTGAATGATAATCCAATAAAAGTGTTGCTTATCGCAATGGATGGGATGTTTATTTTACAATTTCAAAAAAAATCAGTTTAATCACCATTAACCATTGATCTAAAACTCAGTATTCAAAGGATGTACAGGAGAATCTTTCGGTAGTACCGAGAAACTACCGAAAGATATAAAGCGTGATTTTGAAATTTTGTCGAACAAAATAATTGACAAATGGCAATATCTATTATCACCAAAGAAGACCTTCAGCAATTCAAAATTGAACTATTGGAAGGCATTGAAATATTACTCAAGGGTAAGACGACAGAGCAAAAATTATGGCTTCGGAGTTCTGAGGTCAAGAAGCTTCTTAATATATCTTCAGGAACCTTACAAAATCTGAGGGTCAACGGAACATTATCGTACAGCAAGATAGGGGGCTCCTTGTATTATAATTATAAAGACATCCAAAAATTACTCACGGATAAAAAACATTAATTTTTAATACGGAATTATGAAGAATAATAAAAATATCATCGGCTTTTTTGAGCGTGTTATTGAAGATGAGCGATTGTATCCCTCTCATATAAGTATGTATGTGTCTCTTTTCCAGTTCTGGAGTTTGAACCGGTTTCAGAATCCTTTTCGGATCAGCAGGGAAGATGTGATGAAGTTAAGTAAGATCAGGTCAATCGCTACCTACCATAAATGCATCAGAGAACTTTATCGCGCAGGATTTATACGTTATTCACCAAGTTATAACTCATACAAAGGAAGCTTGGTCGAGATCATTGATTTTGACACTGAAAAAGCAGGTGAAAAAAAAATATCTCAAAATCAAAATTTCTTACTACAAGATGAGATTCGGTTTTTAGTTCCGGTGTTCAATGAAGTTGAGTTATATTTTACTGAGCGGGATCTTCCATCTGCTGAAGCAGATCGTTTTTTCTCTTTTTATCGATCTAAAAACTGGAAATTGAGTAATGAGAAAC
Proteins encoded in this region:
- a CDS encoding RteC domain-containing protein; protein product: MNGQNFKKKVDQLWKNLTTAVYQINRSENDIVIRAEEILMETDASIRQLKDLLRQYQFPDWSNEIYFFKNTKPQFVAVYIYYSKVLALEASKPYADSQSLRSYYENERSNLLYFYNEQREFISYYRRKSTYLDKKYFVRFKFDFKLKLSPELYSYDEEFSTSHDHIVSQIMANDLLEQYLTNKIDSNDSKENSIDHIKNLEWTAPKVALIELLYALHQTKCFNGGHSDLAEIFRWAENSLNISLGNYHKTLSEIRLRKTDRTKFLSLLQQNFNQYLDDLDL
- a CDS encoding helix-turn-helix domain-containing protein, whose amino-acid sequence is MAISIITKEDLQQFKIELLEGIEILLKGKTTEQKLWLRSSEVKKLLNISSGTLQNLRVNGTLSYSKIGGSLYYNYKDIQKLLTDKKH